The following are encoded together in the Babylonia areolata isolate BAREFJ2019XMU chromosome 18, ASM4173473v1, whole genome shotgun sequence genome:
- the LOC143292180 gene encoding uncharacterized protein LOC143292180 codes for MICYSGQTGTDLEMSSFRKSNTSSAATATTTYYDRNHEEDWCKVVTTQPDGTTLAAHAPREPRNYMGLAVVVLVCFNIPFGLLAVLLSVKANQDFQKGNVSLARVKGKVSMMCSVLGIVSTMTAVFLVIFWPAIVPDNG; via the exons ATGATCTGCTACTCGGGACAGACGGGCACGGACCTGGAGATGTCGTCGTTCCGGAAGAGCAACACCTCTtccgccgccaccgccaccaccacctactACGACAGGAACCATGAGGAGGACTGGTGCAAG gTGGTGACCACCCAGCCTGATGGGACCACCCTGGCGGCCCACGCTCCAAGGGAGCCCCGCAACTACATGGGCCTGGCCGTGGTGGTGCTGGTCTGCTTCAACATCCCCTTCGGTTTGCTGGCCGTGCTGCTGTCCGTCAAGGCCAACCAGGACTTCCAGAAGGGCAACGTCTCGCTGGCCAGGGTCAAGGGCAAGGTGTCCATGATGTGCAGCGTGCTGGGCATCGTCTCCACCATGACCGCCGTCTTCCTGGTCATCTTCTGGCCCGCCATCGTGCCGGACAATGGCTGA
- the LOC143291871 gene encoding uncharacterized protein LOC143291871 isoform X1 — protein sequence MASALLKVTAVVALCFFLLVEGKPASGGKGEGKGRDKGSGKDKEPASGGKGGGKGHDKGSGKDKEGRAHGLSKLLEKLEKEGESQRACRTAAILAFQKALDEAKEAQMRFREALDLVQEARRQKDKEECTTTTATPTTTAAPTTAAPTTAAPTTAAPTTAAPTTAAPTTAAPTTAYA from the exons ATGGCGTCGGCTCTCCTGAAAGTCACCGCCGTTGTGGCGTTGTGTTTCTTCCTTCTGGTGGAGGGAAAG CCGGCAtcaggagggaaaggagaggggaaagggcgTGACAAAGGCTCCGGGAAGGACaaggag CCGGCATcaggagggaaaggaggtgggAAAGGGCATGACAAAGGCTCCGGGAAGGACAAGGAGGGCAGGGCGCACGGTCTCTCCAAGCTGCTGGAGAAACTGGAGAAGGAGGGCGAGTCCCAGAGGGCGTGCCGCACTGCTGCCATCCTGGCATTCCAGAAAGCCCTCGACGAAGCCAAAGAGGCTCAG ATGCGATTCAGGGAGGCCCTGGACCTGGTCCAAGAAGCCCGGAGGCAGAAGGACAAGGAGGAATGCACAACTACCAccgcaacaccaacaacaacagctgctccCACAACAGCTGCTCCTACAACAGCTGCTCCAACAACAGCTGCCCCTACAACAGCTGCTCCAACAACAGCAGCCCCTACAACAGCTGCTCCAACAACAGCTTACGCCTGA
- the LOC143291871 gene encoding uncharacterized protein LOC143291871 isoform X2 gives MASALLKVTAVVALCFFLLVEGKPASGGKGEGKGRDKGSGKDKEPASGGKGEGKGHDKGSGKDKEGRAHGLSKLLEKLEKEGESQRACRTAAILAFQKALDEAKEAQMRFREALDLVQEARRQKDKEECTTTTATPTTTAAPTTAAPTTAAPTTAAPTTAAPTTAAPTTAAPTTAYA, from the exons ATGGCGTCGGCTCTCCTGAAAGTCACCGCCGTTGTGGCGTTGTGTTTCTTCCTTCTGGTGGAGGGAAAG CCGGCAtcaggagggaaaggagaggggaaagggcgTGACAAAGGCTCCGGGAAGGACaaggag CCGGCAtcaggagggaaaggagaggggaaagggcaTGACAAAGGCTCCGGGAAGgacaaggag GGCAGGGCGCACGGTCTCTCCAAGCTGCTGGAGAAACTGGAGAAGGAGGGCGAGTCCCAGAGGGCGTGCCGCACTGCTGCCATCCTGGCATTCCAGAAAGCCCTCGACGAAGCCAAAGAGGCTCAG ATGCGATTCAGGGAGGCCCTGGACCTGGTCCAAGAAGCCCGGAGGCAGAAGGACAAGGAGGAATGCACAACTACCAccgcaacaccaacaacaacagctgctccCACAACAGCTGCTCCTACAACAGCTGCTCCAACAACAGCTGCCCCTACAACAGCTGCTCCAACAACAGCAGCCCCTACAACAGCTGCTCCAACAACAGCTTACGCCTGA